A window of Synechococcus sp. MEDNS5 contains these coding sequences:
- the egtD gene encoding L-histidine N(alpha)-methyltransferase: MTTLTPSKPELIDLHPPAADMLRLVRQGLQQDPRQLPAWFLYDAEGSRLFDQICDQPEYSLTRTEIGLLERSAAEIATALGDGVIVEFGAGSARKVGPLLNALQPSAYVALDISADHLRQATAALQTRYPGVPMLGICCDHSELKALPKHPLLQGQRRIGFFPGSSLGNFTRLEAVALLRRFRQLLDGGPLLLGLDQPKTPERLEAAYDDAAGVSAAFARNLLHRLNTELGGTFDPERFRYEALWQAAEHRVRMALVSRKPQSVSIAGECWRFAAEQPLVTEYSVKYTPAMARALAAEAGWCWRQRWHDPADDLSLHWLDAAD, from the coding sequence ATGACCACGCTCACGCCTTCGAAACCGGAGCTGATCGATCTGCATCCGCCGGCAGCGGACATGCTCCGGCTTGTGCGTCAGGGCCTGCAGCAGGATCCACGCCAGCTCCCCGCCTGGTTCCTCTACGACGCGGAGGGGTCACGGCTATTTGATCAGATCTGCGACCAGCCCGAGTACAGCCTCACGCGCACGGAGATTGGGCTGCTGGAGCGTTCGGCTGCAGAAATCGCCACGGCCCTGGGAGACGGGGTGATCGTGGAGTTCGGCGCTGGCAGTGCCCGCAAGGTCGGCCCCCTGCTCAACGCCCTCCAACCCTCCGCCTACGTCGCCCTCGACATCAGCGCCGACCATCTCCGCCAGGCCACAGCCGCACTGCAAACGCGCTACCCGGGCGTGCCCATGCTGGGCATCTGTTGCGATCACAGCGAACTGAAAGCCCTTCCGAAGCATCCTCTGCTGCAGGGCCAGCGCCGAATCGGCTTTTTCCCGGGAAGCTCCCTGGGAAACTTCACACGCTTGGAGGCTGTTGCGCTGCTGCGGCGCTTCCGCCAGCTGCTCGATGGCGGGCCCCTGCTCCTGGGCCTCGATCAACCCAAGACACCCGAACGGCTCGAGGCGGCCTACGACGATGCCGCCGGCGTGTCCGCCGCCTTCGCTCGCAACCTGCTGCATCGGTTGAACACGGAGCTAGGGGGCACATTCGACCCCGAGCGTTTCCGCTATGAGGCGCTTTGGCAGGCCGCCGAGCACAGAGTGCGTATGGCCCTGGTGAGCCGGAAGCCTCAGTCGGTGTCGATCGCCGGTGAGTGCTGGCGTTTCGCTGCCGAGCAACCGCTGGTGACTGAATACAGCGTGAAATACACACCGGCCATGGCCCGCGCCCTGGCCGCGGAAGCGGGCTGGTGTTGGAGGCAGCGCTGGCACGACCCGGCGGACGATCTCTCCCTGCACTGGCTGGACGCGGCAGACTGA